A single region of the Salvia miltiorrhiza cultivar Shanhuang (shh) chromosome 8, IMPLAD_Smil_shh, whole genome shotgun sequence genome encodes:
- the LOC131000932 gene encoding uncharacterized protein LOC131000932: protein MGKSIRSKREKRLRSIRREMVEPIYDKKDAAKLAIQEAALAAPKLPVRSTPSANEASDSFAAMDVETADDNQSSKFLKPIGKKLKKKIKIAKKKFHGKGKIRRKNV from the coding sequence ATGGGGAAATCGATCAGATCGAAAAGGGAGAAGAGGCTGAGGTCGATAAGGAGAGAGATGGTGGAGCCGATTTACGACAAGAAGGACGCCGCGAAGCTAGCCATCCAGGAGGCCGCCCTCGCCGCTCCCAAGCTTCCGGTTAGGTCCACTCCCTCCGCCAACGAGGCCTCCGACTCTTTCGCCGCCATGGACGTCGAGACTGCTGATGATAATCAGAGCTCTAAATTCCTCAAGCCTATCGGAAAGAAGCTCAAGAAGAAGATTAAGATTGCCAAGAAGAAGTTTCACGGCAAGGGCAAAATCAGAAGAAAGAACGTGTAG
- the LOC131000835 gene encoding probable indole-3-acetic acid-amido synthetase GH3.1, protein MAGISSLSSPVNTPAHAKELELIEETTKNAYELQNYALAQILTQNAHTEYLKNFNLDGATDRKSFLSKVPMVTYDDLQPMIQRLVDGDRTPILCALPISEFLSSSGTSSGDPKLFPNHEEETNRRLLLCSLIRPILNKFVKGWEQGKGLYFMFVKPEARTRGGHPIQPGSTGMVRKRDAESRPHDPYYDFTSPTEAMFCTDPFQSMYTQMLCALYERQQVGRVGAQFALGLLRAIRFLQLNWQQLTRDIRTGSLSPNVTDPSIRECMTRVLRPNPALAGFIAQECVKGSWEGIIIRIWPNTKYIDVIITGSTAQYIPTLDYYSGGLPKISWIYGSPECFPAINLNPICNPSEISYTIMPNMAYLEFLPYLPNSDPVDLADVKIGQEYELVVTTYAGLYRYRTGDIIRVTGFHNSAPQFRFVKRRNAVLSVGADETDEVELQAASEKASRFLEEFGASVLDYTSYAEAGHYVVYVELLVKKSGESPSDEVMEKCCVVMEESLMMNWVYRRCRVEEKSIGALEIRVVKSGAFEEMVDYAVSRGASVNLYKVPRCLTVKPILEILQSRLLSTHFTPSIPQSIPTPTKL, encoded by the exons ATGGCGGGCATCTCTTCTTTGTCATCTCCAGTGAACACTCCGGCACATGCTAAGGAACTTGAATTGATCGAAGAAACCACCAAAAATGCTTACGAACTACAAAACTACGCATTAGCACAAATTCTCACCCAAAATGCGCACACTGAATATCTCAAGAACTTCAATCTCGACGGAGCTACCGATCGGAAATCATTCCTATCCAAAGTTCCGATGGTTACCTACGACGATCTTCAGCCGATGATTCAAAGACTAGTCGACGGCGACCGCACTCCAATTTTATGTGCTCTCCCCATTTCCGAGTTCTTGAGCAG CTCAGGAACTTCTTCCGGTGATCCAAAACTCTTTCCAAATCACGAAGAAGAAACGAATCGCCGTCTGCTTTTATGCAGTCTTATTAGACCTATTTTGAATAA GTTCGTGAAGGGATGGGAGCAAGGCAAAGGGCTATACTTCATGTTCGTAAAGCCCGAGGCCCGGACTCGGGGCGGGCACCCGATCCAACCTGGATCCACGGGCATGGTGAGAAAGAGAGACGCAGAGTCCCGACCCCACGACCCGTATTATGATTTCACCAGCCCAACGGAGGCCATGTTTTGTACGGACCCCTTCCAAAGCATGTACACTCAAATGCTTTGCGCATTATACGAGCGCCAACAAGTGGGCCGGGTCGGGGCACAGTTCGCCCTGGGCCTGCTCCGGGCGATCAGGTTCCTCCAACTCAATTGGCAACAACTAACCCGTGATATCCGAACAGGGTCGCTCAGCCCGAATGTGACCGACCCATCGATCCGGGAATGCATGACCCGGGTCTTACGGCCCAACCCGGCTCTGGCGGGCTTTATCGCGCAGGAGTGTGTCAAGGGTAGCTGGGAGGGAATTATAATTCGAATTTGGCCCAACACAAAATATATCGATGTGATTATCACCGGCTCTACCGCGCAATATATTCCAACTCTGGATTACTACAGCGGCGGATTGCCCAAAATCAGCTGGATCTACGGCTCGCCGGAATGCTTTCCGGCAATCAATCTCAATCCCATATGCAATCCATCCGAAATTTCCTACACGATCATGCCAAACATGGCCTATCTCGAGTTCCTGCCGTATCTCCCTAACTCAGACCCGGTCGATCTAGCGGACGTCAAAATCGGGCAGGAATACGAACTCGTGGTCACCACGTACGCCGGTCTATACCGCTACCGAACCGGCGACATCATCCGAGTCACCGGCTTCCACAACTCGGCGCCGCAATTCCGATTCGTCAAACGAAGAAACGCGGTGCTGAGCGTCGGCGCGGACGAGACCGACGAAGTGGAGCTTCAGGCAGCGAGCGAGAAGGCGTCGAGATTCCTGGAGGAGTTCGGTGCGAGCGTGCTGGATTACACGAGTTATGCGGAGGCGGGTCACTACGTGGTGTATGTGGAGCTGCTGGTGAAGAAGTCGGGAGAGTCGCCGAGCGACGAGGTGATGGAGAAGTGCTGTGTGGTGATGGAGGAGTCGTTGATGATGAACTGGGTGTATCGGAGGTGTCGGGTTGAGGAGAAATCGATTGGGGCGTTGGAGATCCGAGTAGTGAAAAGTGGGGCGTTTGAGGAAATGGTGGACTACGCTGTTTCCAGAGGGGCTTCGGTTAATCTCTATAAAGTGCCCAGATGCCTCACCGTTAAACCTATTTTGGAGATTCTTCAATCGCGACTTCTATCCACACATTTTACTCCATCTATACCACAATCGATCCCAACTCCCACCAAACTATGA
- the LOC131000837 gene encoding probable indole-3-acetic acid-amido synthetase GH3.1, translating into MAMAPHTTSKNAKALHFIEEMTRNVDAVQEQVLAQILSQNSGTEYLKRFHLAGATDRHAFKSKIPMITYEDIQPLIQRIANGDRSPILSAHPISEFLTSSGTSAGERKLMPTIGEEWDRRQLLYSLLMPVMEQYVKGLDKGKGLYFYFIKSETKTPGGLLARPVLTSYYKSDLFKTRPYDPFNVYTSPNEAILCEDSSQSMYAQMLCGLYDRQQVLRVGAVFASGLSRAIRFLQLKWKSLAHDIRTGSLNPIFTDKSLRECMGRIMRPDPELADFITRECEKDMWEGIITRIWPNTKYLDVVVTGAMAQYIPTLDYYSGGLPKACTMYASSECYFGLNLKPMCDPSEVSYTIMPNMAYFEFLPTDSAAELVDLAAVQVGKEYELVVTTYAGLCRYRVGDILRVTGFHNSAPQFRFVRRKNVLLSIDSDKTDEPELQAAVEKASELLRELKTGVVEYTSYAETKTVPGHYVIYWELLGGTWPGEAVLERCCLAMEEELNAVYRQGRVADGSIGPLEIRVVRSGTFEELMDFAISKGASINQYKVPRCVTFAPIVELLDSRIVSTHFSPSLPRWTSQRRF; encoded by the exons ATGGCAATGGCACCTCACACAACTTCCAAAAACGCAAAGGCTCTTCACTTTATTGAAGAGATGACACGAAATGTAGACGCTGTACAGGAACAAGTACTCGCCCAAATCCTCTCCCAAAACTCGGGAACTGAATATCTCAAGCGTTTCCATCTCGCCGGCGCCACCGATCGCCACGCCTTTAAATCCAAAATTCCGATGATTACCTACGAAGATATCCAGCCTTTGATTCAGAGGATCGCTAATGGCGACCGCTCTCCGATTTTATCAGCACACCCCATCTCCGAATTCCTTACCAG TTCTGGAACTTCAGCTGGTGAAAGAAAGCTGATGCCAACTATCGGAGAAGAATGGGATCGCCGTCAGCTTCTGTACAGTCTTCTCATGCCTGTTATGGAGCA ATACGTGAAAGGGCTGGACAAAGGCAAAGGGCTCTACTTCTACTTCATAAAGTCGGAGACAAAGACTCCGGGCGGGCTACTAGCCCGCCCCGTACTGACAAGCTACTACAAAAGCGACCTCTTCAAGACCCGACCCTACGACCCGTTTAACGTCTACACCAGCCCTAACGAAGCCATCCTCTGCGAGGATTCCTCCCAAAGCATGTACGCGCAAATGCTGTGCGGCCTCTACGACCGCCAACAAGTCCTCCGGGTCGGGGCGGTGTTCGCCTCCGGCCTCAGCCGGGCCATCCGCTTCCTCCAGCTCAAGTGGAAGTCACTGGCCCACGATATCCGAACCGGGTCGCTCAATCCGATATTCACGGACAAGTCTCTCCGCGAGTGCATGGGCCGAATCATGCGGCCCGACCCGGAGCTGGCTGATTTCATCACCCGGGAATGCGAGAAAGACATGTGGGAGGGAATCATCACGAGAATTTGGCCTAACACCAAATATCTGGATGTGGTTGTGACGGGGGCGATGGCGCAGTATATCCCGACGCTCGATTATTACAGCGGCGGACTGCCCAAGGCGTGCACCATGTACGCCTCGTCGGAGTGCTACTTCGGCCTCAATCTGAAGCCCATGTGCGATCCGTCGGAGGTATCCTACACCATCATGCCAAACATGGCCTATTTCGAGTTTCTGCCCACCGACTCGGCGGCGGAGCTGGTCGACCTTGCCGCCGTGCAAGTGGGCAAGGAATACGAGCTGGTGGTCACCACGTACGCGGGGCTGTGCCGGTACCGGGTGGGCGACATCCTCCGCGTCACGGGGTTCCACAACTCGGCGCCACAGTTCCGGTTCGTGCGGCGGAAGAACGTGCTGCTGAGCATCGACTCCGACAAGACGGACGAGCCGGAGCTGCAGGCGGCGGTGGAGAAGGCGTCGGAGCTCCTGAGGGAGTTGAAGACGGGCGTGGTGGAGTACACGAGCTACGCGGAGACGAAGACGGTGCCGGGGCACTACGTGATATACTGGGAGCTGCTGGGGGGGACGTGGCCGGGGGAGGCGGTGCTGGAGCGGTGCTGCCTGGCCATGGAGGAGGAGCTGAACGCGGTGTACCGGCAGGGGAGGGTGGCGGACGGGTCGATCGGGCCGTTGGAGATCCGGGTGGTGAGGAGCGGCACGTTTGAGGAGCTCATGGACTTCGCCATATCCAAGGGGGCTTCCATCAATCAGTATAAAGTGCCGAGATGCGTTACCTTTGCACCCATCGTCGAGCTTCTCGACTCCAGGATTGTTTCCACCCATTTCAGCCCCTCGCTGCCGCGCTGGACCTCCCAACGCCGTTTCTGA
- the LOC130998047 gene encoding uncharacterized protein LOC130998047: MRRKDLTTKERSSMLQFLLLESKNGKPPRGKMKAMDEKLHVCRRTVSRIWAEAKQQQNQGHAINSSSKKIARPRRKRVEIDLELIASLDLTKRSTIRRLASDINCSKSTIGRWIDQGLIKAHTSALRPDLTAQNKLLRLRFCLDAIEIGRLSHNLRFKSMHAKHLCRPLFAEDGSILFDGKIGIFPFTEMVAAKRSSKNWVAGTLEQKPIESVSKPVMRDYFINKIVPAIIAKWPSFASKDVFIQQDNARPHICNDDLEFREAATRDGFNINIVNQPPNSPDTNINDLGFFRAIQSLQTEIACSDVDDLVNAVHKAYEDLDPMSLNCVFLSLQGCMLETMKVKGNNCYKLPHMKKGSLMRQDLLPISLEVPHELVT; the protein is encoded by the exons ATGAGAAGAAAAGATTTAACAACAAAGGAGAGGTCTTCTATGCttcaattccttcttcttgaaaGCAAAAATGGGAAGCCACCAAGAGGGAAGATGAAAGCTATGGATGAGAAGTTACACGTCTGCCGGCGGACTGTTTCGCGCATTTGGGCTGAGgcaaaacaacaacaaaatcaaGGGCATGCCATAAACTCATCAAGTAAGAAGATAGCAAGACCAAGGAGAAAAAGAGTTGAAATAGACCTAGAGCTAATTGCAAGTTTAGATTTAACAAAGAGGTCCACCATAAGGAGACTAGCTAGTGACATAAATTGTAGCAAGAGCACCATAGGTCGGTGGATAGATCAAGGTCTGATCAAAGCTCACACGAGTGCACTAAGACCTGACCTTACAGCCCAAAATAAGCTGTTAAGGTTGAGGTTTTGCTTAGATGCAATAGAGATTGGCAGGCTGTCACATAACTTGAGGTTCAAGAGCATGCATGCAAAACATT TGTGCCGGCCACTGTTTGCTGAAGATGGGAGCATTTTATTTGATGGGAAGATAGGCATATTCCCATTTACAGAGATGGTGGCAGCAAAAAGATCAAGTAAGAACTGGGTGGCTGGAACTCTAGAGCAAAAGCCCATAGAAAGTGTCAGCAAACCAGTTATGAGagactatttcatcaacaag ATTGTGCCTGCCATCATAGCCAAGTGGCCCTCTTTTGCAAGCAAAGATGTGTTTATTCAACAAGATAATGCAAGACCACATATTTGCAATGATGACTTGGAGTTTAGAGAGGCTGCCACACGTGATGGTTTCAATATCAACATTGTGAATCAACCTCCAAACTCACCCGACACCAATATCAATGACCTTGGATTTTTTAGGGCCATTCAAAGCCTACAAACTGAAATTGCATGcagtgatgttgatgatttagtAAATGCAGTGCATAAAGCTTATGAAGACCTAGATCCAATGTCTTTAAATTGTGTTTTCTTAAGCTTACAAGGTTGCATGTTGGAGACCATGAAGGTGAAAGGCAATAACTGTTACAAGCTGCCACATATGAAGAAAGGTTCATTGATGAGACAAGATTTACTTCCAATAAGTTTGGAAGTCCCCCATGAACTTGTCACATAA